Proteins found in one Choloepus didactylus isolate mChoDid1 chromosome 3, mChoDid1.pri, whole genome shotgun sequence genomic segment:
- the ZNF518B gene encoding zinc finger protein 518B: MDSLEMQLKKLKDTGQQLYTVQMNDGHNSLTMSPRQLSANRVTRPDRQEAQTLLYQGSEAEASMTTIATCVKCKSVHRIPLQDLKKDTGQSQKEDRFVCFQCSLGVPPPRFHFVNSNSSATQVGNKTEAISSPVNNKFKVRNFKPGKYYCDKCRFSTKDPLQYKKHTLQHEEIKFICSHCNYISYTKGEFQRHLVKHTGIFPYQCEYCDYGAIRNDYIVKHRKRVHERAGGKCLPKTVAKLEPKIASTLKQNTELLKASSSRTTFQNKLSDQLSRFSLHTNKDKMHNTALPESKEYQKDVVCIPNKMALSEPNGVSLFENKNVEVEVLSPAKEPVQPGMPLTVVAPAELVVPANCLAQLIDVKVVNGTQQLVLKLFPLEENNCLEANGIDGVNSEHVPKDKVSNVQEKKVCVEQTKSLTFEGNVGKLGGTDNHQSSVNRQLKNVKWVRSYDFFMSNSGVYNHGESFLNFNTVEDLQKKNYLYPRRPALPSIALKGHSPSSVVKSSVFCGFGTASNPFPCKPALSFAEDGRNLHSDSQQSFPLATSPAAMSFSGEKGILPISENNLESRSEISVPLKMGSSYRMLKDNQVEEHKAVSNIGQISSQHKSEYLHINITGEDGIRAQKPGDKPLELKTSERNNDSFDGPVISSVFSLSSGSENVPEGIKWNTSTSKIKSIELLRRKIAQLIESCGKPSSLAANNAHRRSIEQSSKVTCKATPEGSQEINVSFTGPGYSTGTPPKPQDDCVVTGQFIHKQIYPQCVDGSDGKTESRVTRKAPVAAPVLIPKGAVLRVLNSSENAHIVEATCEAPVGIPCNETRLIKPVPFCPVKQTHSNLQPLANECEPIDMSQNFETSLRPKPGKESVLCSTTPKRIAPLNGQQGSSDLNKQGKLLSKNLPLNRNRTKRVNSSKKKSKIQADPSRCLKDPSIFQVARQLRLIAAKPDQLIKCPRRNQPVIVLNHPDVDSPEVTNVMKVINKYKGNVLKVVLSERTRCQLGIRRHHVRLTYQNAEEASRIKRQMMLKMKLKKVHKNNYQVVDSLPDDSSQCIFKCWFCGRLYEDQEEWMSHGQRHLIEATRDWDILSSKGK; encoded by the coding sequence ATGGACTCTTTGGAAATGCAGCTAAAGAAGTTGAAGGATACTGGACAGCAGTTATATACTGTGCAAATGAATGACGGACATAATTCCTTGACCATGTCCCCCAGACAACTTAGTGCTAATAGAGTGACACGACCAGATAGACAAGAAGCCCAAACCCTTTTGTATCAAGGCTCAGAGGCAGAGGCTTCCATGACAACCATTGCTACGTGTGTAAAGTGCAAAAGTGTTCACAGAATCCCTTTGCAGGATTTGAAAAAGGACACTGGGCAAAGCCAAAAGGAAGATAGGTTTGTCTGTTTCCAGTGCAGCCTTGGTGTTCCTCCCCCCCGTTTTCATTTTGTGAACAGTAATTCCAGTGCTACTCAGGTAGGAAATAAAACGGAAGCCATCTCAAGCCCGGTCAATAATAAGTTTAAGGTAAGGAACTTTAAGCCAGGAAAATACTATTGTGATAAATGCCGATTTTCCACAAAGGACCCTCTGCAGTACAAAAAGCACACACTTCAACATGAAGAGattaaattcatttgttctcactgcAACTACATTTCATATACCAAAGGAGAGTTTCAGAGGCATTTGGTGAAGCATACAGGCATATTCCCATATCAGTGTGAGTACTGTGACTATGGTGCTATTAGAAATGATTATATTGTCAAACACCGGAAGAGAGTACACGAGAGGGCTGGTGGAAAATGCCTGCCCAAAACTGTTGCTAAGCTGGAGCCGAAAATAGCCAGCACTTTGAAACAAAACACAGAACTTTTAAAAGCTTCCAGTTCAAGGActacatttcaaaataagttgTCAGATCAACTTTCCAGGTTCTCCCTCCacacaaataaagacaaaatgcACAATACTGCGTTACCTGAATCAAAGGAGTACCAAAAAGATGTAGTGTGTATTCCAAATAAAATGGCCCTTTCTGAGCCAAATGGAGTCAGTCTGTTTGAGAACAAAAATGTTGAGGTAGAAGTATTATCTCCTGCAAAAGAACCTGTTCAGCCAGGTATGCCATTAACAGTTGTGGCACCGGCGGAACTAGTTGTCCCTGCAAACTGTTTAGCCCAGTTGATAGATGTGAAAGTTGTCAATGGGACACAGCAGCTTGTTTTGAAACTGTTTcctttggaagaaaataattgccttGAAGCTAATGGAATTGATGGAGTTAATTCTGAGCATGTGCCTAAAGACAAGGTTTCAAATgtacaagaaaaaaaagtatgtgtaGAGCAAACAAAGTCACTAACATTTGAGGGGAATGTTGGAAAACTTGGAGGCACTGATAATCATCAATCTTCAGTTAACAGAcaacttaaaaatgtgaaatgggTAAGGTCTTATGATTTTTTCATGTCAAATTCTGGTGTGTACAACCATGGAGAATCCTTTCTGAATTTTAATACAGTTGAagatttgcagaaaaaaaattatttgtatccACGCAGACCTGCACTTCCTTCCATTGCCTTAAAAGGCCATTCTCCATCCTCTGTAGTAAAAAGCAGTGTTTTTTGTGGCTTTGGAACTGCATCAAACCCTTTTCCATGTAAGCCTGCTCTTTCTTTTGCTGAAGATGGAAGAAATTTACACAGTGACTCACAGCAGTCATTTCCTCTTGCTACATCACCTGCAGCCATgtccttctctggagaaaaggGCATATTGCCCATAAGTGAAAATAACTTGGAATCTAGAAGTGAAATCAGTGTTCCTTTAAAAATGGGTTCCTCTTACAGAATGCTGAAAGACAACCAAGTAGAAGAACACAAGGCAGTTTCGAATATAGGCCAGATTTCCTCCCAACATAAAAGTGAGTATTTACACATAAACATAACTGGAGAAGATGGAATCAGAGCTCAAAAGCCAGGGGATAAGCCTTTGGAATTAAAGACTTCTGAAAGGAATAACGACTCTTTTGATGGCCCAGTCATCTCATCAGTATTTTCTCTGAGCTCTGGATCAGAAAATGTCCCTGAAGGCATTAAGTGGAATACTTCAACCTCTAAAATAAAGTCAATTGAACTCTTACGCAGGAAGATAGCTCAGTTAATTGAATCCTGTGGCAAGCCTTCATCTTTGGCTGCAAATAATGCACATCGTCGTTCCATAGAGCAGTCCTCAAAGGTAACTTGCAAAGCTACTCCTGAAGGTAGTCAAGAAATTAATGTGTCATTTACTGGCCCAGGCTATTCCACAGGCACTCCCCCAAAACCTCAGGATGATTGTGTGGTTACTGGACAGTTTATTCACAAGCAGATATATCCACAGTGTGTAGATGGCAGCGATGGGAAAACCGAAAGCAGAGTAACCAGGAAGGCTCCTGTTGCTGCTCCGGTGTTGATCCCCAAAGGGGCTGTGTTGAGGGTTCTCAACTCCTCTGAGAATGCCCACATTGTAGAGGCTACATGTGAAGCACCTGTCGGTATACCTTGCAATGAAACACGGTTAATAAAACCAGTTCCATTCTGCCCTGTAAAACAGACACACTCAAACTTACAGCCTTTGGCAAATGAATGTGAGCCAATAGACATGTCCCAGAATTTTGAGACATCTCTTCGGCCTAAGCCAGGAAAAGAGAGTGTTCTCTGTAGCACCACCCCTAAAAGAATTGCCCCTCTGAATGGACAGCAAGGAAGCAGTGACTTAAATAAGCAAGGGAAACTCCTTTCCAAAAATCTTCCTCTAAATAGAAATAGAACCAAACGAGTAAATTCAtccaagaagaaaagcaaaattcaGGCTGATCCCAGCCGCTGTCTCAAGGATCCATCCATTTTTCAGGTTGCAAGGCAACTTCGACTTATAGCAGCTAAACCAGACCAGCTGATAAAATGCCCCCGGCGGAACCAGCCAGTCATTGTGTTAAACCATCCGGATGTCGACTCACCAGAAGTGACCAACGTGATGAAGGTAATAAACAAGTACAAAGGCAACGTCCTCAAGGTTGTCCTATCAGAGAGGACTAGGTGTCAGCTCGGCATCAGACGGCATCATGTACGGCTTACCTACCAGAATGCAGAGGAAGCCAGTCGGATAAAAAGGCAGATGATGttgaaaatgaaacttaaaaaagTTCATAAAAATAACTACCAGGTGGTGGATTCCTTGCCTGATGATTCATCGCAGTGCATATTTAAGTGCTGGTTTTGTGGGCGGTTATATGAAGACCAGGAAGAGTGGATGAGTCACGGCCAACGGCATTTGATAGAAGCAACTAGAGATTGGGATATTCTTTCTTCTAAgggcaaataa